The following coding sequences lie in one Musa acuminata AAA Group cultivar baxijiao chromosome BXJ1-8, Cavendish_Baxijiao_AAA, whole genome shotgun sequence genomic window:
- the LOC103995685 gene encoding BTB/POZ domain-containing protein At4g08455, with amino-acid sequence MWCQSCREEYEERDAGTCKECYEEASETEEELKREIDDLKSKVAFLRLATPHDLVSTTDLVLHASSSTSPSSPSNPNSSLCTTPAVPAHRAVLISRSPVFKAMLENEMEESRSGIIKIYDVSYDVLRSFVHYLYTAEVLLDEHMACDLLILAEKYQVKHLKIFCEKFMTSKVNSENAVASYAFAHRHNAKQLLEASLSLIMDNMATLTEREEYKELVEKDPRLVVEIYEAYLTRQVNTAAKDLTLQP; translated from the exons ATGTGGTGCCAATCGTGCCGGGAGGAGTACGAGGAGAGGGACGCGGGAACGTGCAAGGAGTGCTATGAAGAGGCCAGCGAGACGGAGGAGGAGCTGAAGCGCGAGATCGACGACCTCAAGTCCAAGGTCGCCTTCCTCCGCCTCGCCACCCCCCACGACCTCGTCTCCACCACCGACCTCGTCCTCCACGCCTCCTCCTCTACCTCCCCTTCCTCTCCCTCCAATCCGAATTCCTCACTCTGCACCACCCCCGCCGTCCCCGCCCACCGCGCCGTCCTC ATTAGCAGGTCTCCTGTTTTCAAGGCAATGCTGGAGAATGAGATGGAGGAGAGCAGGAGCGGCATAATTAAAATCTATGATGTCTCTTATGATGTTCTTCGGTCCTTTGTCCACTACTTGTACACGGCAGAAGTGCTCCTTGACGAACATATGGCTTGTGACCTCTTGATCTTGGCTGAGAAATACCAAGTGAAGCATCTGAAGATCTTCTGTGAGAAGTTCATGACATCCAAAGTGAACAGTGAGAATGCCGTTGCAAGTTATGCCTTCGCCCATCGGCATAACGCCAAGCAACTGCTCGAGGCCTCCTTATCACTGATAATGGACAACATGGCCACACTGACAGAACGCGAAGAGTACAAGGAACTTGTGGAGAAGGACCCACGGCTTGTGGTGGAGATTTATGAAGCCTACCTCACTAGGCAGGTCAATACTGCGGCCAAGGATTTAACGTTGCAACCATAG
- the LOC135588725 gene encoding F-box protein At5g39450-like yields MSDEAAAEVCGSGLFLALPDDVLAFISGRLGLRDLFALALCCRGLWEAIADSEKIWFAQCCRIGPPPHALPLWREGVDSYFTLCRFLASVEPLLGVWVHQNPELRNVVCVLWGFLSVVGVSVIPQEVGPLGLDSGPLLWAPVFEVLADADGAPSRLFLHGRGDRGEDRLYPGTVQPIDSSCNVLLLEVDVRQRDPCFPPNPPRLPYSGCFSFLSEGKYPTFTRHLRRLNTNIISSPPANPFSQLSFSDRNWLLNEVADTVALEIPSDLATAPLFERCSPCNDTKLLAGRWSQLTEMHMLNRRRIKMKATNRMVPGLMKHRSLDGCDGINDHQSTVAGKRKAFFSVFENLRDEPKQYMSRSMFPQVADLVSSSGNYWWSTPDGLLNFLMSSDSIGLSLKAAHKMDATNMAWPDMSYDWFALYKLPMQVPTACHEHDGLWGGTFGWPFEDKPEKALFLVLLSYEEVMGHRLLIATKILEGTQRLLYPNGSPMFTARLDEAPKNPFPWGIDRESPRVKVKKSYNGEGVVTSYGFLCSDLEPGSLYVLQNGLLAFVWEKSDSVITLQRIVLQELLRKGERVPMLPPTADFSYFTKSYSNMFAAVQNG; encoded by the coding sequence ATGTCGGACGAGGCGGCGGCCGAGGTCTGCGGCTCCGGGCTCTTCCTCGCGCTGCCGGACGATGTTCTGGCTTTCATCTCCGGCCGCCTCGGCCTGCGCGACCTCTTCGCCCTCGCCCTCTGCTGCCGAGGACTTTGGGAGGCCATCGCCGACTCCGAGAAGATCTGGTTCGCCCAGTGCTGCCGCATCGGCCCGCCGCCCCACGCCCTCCCGCTGTGGCGCGAGGGCGTGGACTCCTACTTCACCCTCTGTCGCTTCCTCGCCTCCGTCGAGCCCCTCCTCGGCGTGTGGGTCCATCAGAACCCCGAACTCCGCAACGTGGTCTGCGTCCTCTGGGGCTTCCTCTCCGTCGTCGGCGTCAGTGTCATACCTCAGGAGGTGGGGCCGCTCGGCCTCGACAGCGGACCTCTCCTGTGGGCGCCGGTTTTCGAGGTCCTCGCTGACGCCGATGGAGCCCCCTCCCGCCTCTTTCTCCATGGCCGTGGCGATCGCGGAGAGGACCGCCTCTACCCGGGCACCGTCCAACCCATCGACTCTTCCTGCAACGTCCTCCTCCTCGAGGTCGACGTCCGTCAAAGAGACCCCTGCTTCCCACCAAACCCTCCTCGCTTACCCTACTCCGGGTGCTTCTCGTTCCTTTCTGAGGGCAAATATCCAACCTTTACGAGACATCTTCGCCGGTTGAATACCAACATCATCTCCAGTCCTCCGGCGAACCCATTTAGTCAATTGTCCTTCAGCGACCGCAATTGGCTTCTGAACGAGGTGGCCGACACAGTCGCCCTTGAGATCCCTTCGGACCTGGCCACCGCTCCTCTCTTCGAACGTTGTTCTCCCTGCAACGACACAAAGCTCTTGGCTGGTCGATGGTCGCAACTCACTGAGATGCACATGCTCAACAGAAGACGCATCAAAATGAAAGCCACCAACAGAATGGTGCCGGGCTTGATGAAGCATCGAAGCCTTGACGGCTGCGATGGGATTAATGATCACCAGAGCACCGTCGCTGGCAAAAGAAAGGCCTTTTTCTCGGTGTTTGAGAACCTGAGAGATGAGCCCAAACAGTATATGAGTAGATCAATGTTTCCTCAGGTGGCTGATTTGGTATCGAGCAGTGGAAATTATTGGTGGAGCACCCCAGACGGACTGCTCAACTTCTTGATGTCTAGTGATAGTATCGGACTAAGCTTAAAAGCAGCACACAAGATGGATGCTACAAATATGGCGTGGCCCGATATGAGTTATGACTGGTTTGCGCTGTATAAGCTCCCGATGCAGGTCCCAACTGCCTGCCATGAGCATGACGGCCTGTGGGGTGGCACCTTTGGCTGGCCATTTGAAGATAAGCCAGAGAAGGCCTTGTTCTTGGTGTTGCTTTCTTATGAGGAGGTCATGGGACATCGTCTTCTGATTGCAACCAAGATTCTGGAAGGAACACAGCGTCTCCTCTATCCAAACGGCTCTCCAATGTTCACTGCGAGGCTTGATGAGGCACCTAAGAACCCGTTTCCATGGGGTATAGATAGAGAGTCTCCTCGAGTGAAAGTTAAGAAGAGTTACAATGGAGAAGGCGTCGTCACCAGTTACGGATTCCTATGCTCTGATCTCGAGCCTGGCTCATTGTATGTGCTTCAGAATGGACTGCTTGCATTTGTTTGGGAGAAGTCAGATTCTGTCATTACTTTGCAGAGGATAGTCCTGCAGGAGCTTCTGAGGAAAGGAGAAAGAGTGCCAATGCTACCTCCTACTGCTGATTTTTCATATTTCACCAAGTCTTACTCCAACATGTTCGCAGCAGTTCAGAACGGTTGA